GCTACCTCTGGACGTTTCTCACCCAGGCACCTCAGGGCGAGTGGCTCATCGGCTACCGCTTCAGCCTGGGCCGCGCGGGCAAGACACCCAAGGACGTGCTGGGCGGCACCACGGGCGCGCTCGTGGTGGACGGGTACACCGGCTACAACGCGGTGACGCTGCCGGAAGGCCGCACCCGCGTCGGCTGCTGGGCCCACCTGCGTCGTCGCTTCTTCGAGGCGCTGCCCACCGCGCCTGAAGCCCGGGAGGCCATGGGCCTCATCCTCGAGCTCTACCGCGTGGAAGCGCAGACGCGGGACGCGGACCTCGTGGGCACCGCCGCGCACCGAGCGCTGCGCCAGGAGCACAGCACTCGCATTCTCGCGCGCCTGTCGACGTGGCTCGCAGTCCAGACGCCGCTCCACCCGCCGAAGAGCCCCATGGGGCAGGCCCTCTCCTACGCGACGAAGCAATGGACCGCGCTGACTCGCTTCGTCGAGGACGCGCGACTGCCTTTGGACAACAACCGCTCGGAGGCGGCGCTGAGAAAGGCCGCGCTGGGCCGGAAGAACTTTCTCTTTGTCGGCCACGAAGCCGCGGGAGAGAACCTCGCGGGCCTCTACGCGCTGGTGGCCACCTGCGAGGCCAACGGCGTCAACCCCGAGGCGTACCTGGCTGACGTCCTGCTCCGCGTCCAGACCCATCCCAACTCGCGCATCGCGGAGCTGCTGCCGCACGAGTGGAAGCGCAGGCAGGCTACCGGTCCGCCCGAGTCACCCCTCCCACCCTCTCCCTGAACACTCCGTCGGTCGCGGCGTCCGTCGGGCACGGACCTCGCCCATCTTCAACCGCTCACGCCACGTCACTGACCGGACGGTTACAGAGAGATGGCTTCTCAGAAACCTCAGAGTGGAAAGAGCAGGTTTCCTGGGGAGTGTTGTTAACCGCCGCCCCAATAGTTAACAGCACCTGTTAACCACTCTCGGCCTCTCTCTCCCCTAATCGGACGAAAGAGCGCTCCAGAGAGCCCAGTGGGCGGCGGAGAAGTGGGGGCAGCTCGCTCTGCGGGGTGGAGGGCCGAGGGTGCCCTCTTCATCACCGCGAGCCAGAATCCCTTGGGATTCAGCGGCTTAAGCACGAAGGCCCCGCGATGTCATCGCGAGGCCCTTGTTAAACAAAAAAGGCCCTACCAGTTGGTAGGGCCTTTCAAGTAGCTCCCCGACGAGGACTCGAACCTCGGACCTAGTGATTAACAGTCACCCGCTCTACCGGCTGAGCTATCGGGGAATATGTCCTCGCTGTGGTAACGGCGCCGCAGCGATGACGCGCTTTCTAGAGAACGGAGCCTCCCCTGTCAACAGTCCCGTTTGATCCACTCTCCCGGCTCCAGGTCCAACCCTGGTCCGCCCTGGCCGGGCTCGCCCCCATCTCCTCCGAGGCCCTCTCCCTCGTGCTCGCCGGCTCCCCCGCCGAGCGCGTCGTGGACCGCACCCTCCGCGCCCACCGCTCCCTCTCCAGCCCCCAGCGCCAGGCCCTCAAGGAGGTCATCTTCAACGTCGGCCTCTGGCGCCGCCGCCTCGACTTCCTCCTCGACCACCCCACCGCTCCACCTCCGCTCATCCTCTTCGCCTTCCTCCACGGCCTCGCCCACCTCCCAGCCCCCGAGGCCGCCTCCCTCTCCGGGGTAGGGGAGGGCTCCACCCCCACCCTCAACCCCGCTCCGCCCCCCTCGCTCGCCCTCCGCTACTCCCTGCCGGACTGGCTCGCCGACCACCTCTCCCAGGAACTCGGTCCTGACGCGGACGCCTTCTGCGCCCACCTCAACGTCCCAGGTCCCGTCACCCTGCGTACGAATCCGCTCCGTAACTCCCGGGACGACCTGGCATCCCGCCTCCGCTCCGAGGGCGTCTCCACCCGCCCCGGCGCCTGGAGCCCCCTCGCCCTCCACGTTGACGGACCCCGCCCCAACCTCTACGCGCTGCCCTCCCTCCAGGAAGGCCGCTTTGAGGTCCAGGACGAGGGCAGCCAGCTCCTCGGACTCCTCCTCGATGCTCAACCTGGCGAGACCGTCCTCGACCTATGCGCCGGTGCCGGCGGCAAGACCCTCCTGCTCGGCGCCCAGATGCGCGACTCTGGCAAGCTCCTCGCCCATGACCCGGACCCCGAGCGCCTCGACCGGCTCCTCCAGCGTTCCTCCCGCGCCGGCCTCACCCGCGTCCAGGTCCTCCGCTCCCCACCCACCCCGGGCCTCGACGCCCACCGCGTCCTCGTGGACGCTCCCTGCTCCGAGCTCGGCCCCCTGCGCCGGGGCCCCGACCTGCGCTTCCACGCCTCTCCGGACGTCCTCTCGCGCTTCCCACCCCTCCAGCTCGAGCTCCTCCACCGCGCCGCGGACCTGCTCCGCCCCGGCGGCCGGCTCGTCTACGCCACCTGCACCGTCAACCGCGCCGAGAACCAGGACGTCGTCGTCGCCTTCCTCGCCTCCCGCCCCGACTTCCACCCCGTCCGCCCCGGCCAGGGCTGGCTCCCCGTCGCCTGCGTCCGCGACGGCTTCCTCTTCGTCGCCCCCCACCTGCACGGCACTGACGCCTTCTTCGCCGCCGTCCTCGAACGCTCGGCCGGGTAGGGGAGGGGGCTTCGAGCGACCTCGGTGTCCGTGCTCCGACGGACACCCCGGCTCGAATCCCGAGGCCCCCCGCGTCCTGGGTGGTATGTAGCGCCGGTGCGTTGGCTCAAGCCCCTCCCGCTCCGCCCCCGCGACACCGTTCACGTCGTCGCCCCCGCAGGCCCCTTCGACCGCCCCCTGTTCGAGGCCGGCCTCGCCTTCATCGCCGAGCGCTACACCCCCTCCCTCCGCCCCGACATCTCCTCCGTCCACCGCTACCTCGCCGGTGACGACGCCCGCCGCGCCCAGGAGCTCGGCCACGCCCTGACGGACCCCTCCGCCCGCGCCACCTTCTGCGCCCGCGGCGGCTACGGCAGCGCCCGCCTCCTGCCGCACCTGCCCCTCGCCGACGCCGCCCCCAGCCTCTTCACCGGCT
This genomic stretch from Myxococcus fulvus harbors:
- a CDS encoding RsmB/NOP family class I SAM-dependent RNA methyltransferase; amino-acid sequence: MSSEALSLVLAGSPAERVVDRTLRAHRSLSSPQRQALKEVIFNVGLWRRRLDFLLDHPTAPPPLILFAFLHGLAHLPAPEAASLSGVGEGSTPTLNPAPPPSLALRYSLPDWLADHLSQELGPDADAFCAHLNVPGPVTLRTNPLRNSRDDLASRLRSEGVSTRPGAWSPLALHVDGPRPNLYALPSLQEGRFEVQDEGSQLLGLLLDAQPGETVLDLCAGAGGKTLLLGAQMRDSGKLLAHDPDPERLDRLLQRSSRAGLTRVQVLRSPPTPGLDAHRVLVDAPCSELGPLRRGPDLRFHASPDVLSRFPPLQLELLHRAADLLRPGGRLVYATCTVNRAENQDVVVAFLASRPDFHPVRPGQGWLPVACVRDGFLFVAPHLHGTDAFFAAVLERSAG
- the tnpC gene encoding IS66 family transposase, translating into MTSLEAKMAALERRVFGRKTEKLPPVAKELKPSSTSPEDEAARAESALQTRRERAARKAAGAVEREVHHAVPRVERRCPACGGEALKPLGEGRRTVVYEYVPAFFEKQVHVQEALACACGRGVVTAPAPPKVVDKGEYGPGLLAHVVVSKCADAMPLHRLAQRMERGGVPMSRSTLTDLFHQSAQALLPLSSYLLQCIASAEVVWADETPLRVLDVKKTRRGYLWTFLTQAPQGEWLIGYRFSLGRAGKTPKDVLGGTTGALVVDGYTGYNAVTLPEGRTRVGCWAHLRRRFFEALPTAPEAREAMGLILELYRVEAQTRDADLVGTAAHRALRQEHSTRILARLSTWLAVQTPLHPPKSPMGQALSYATKQWTALTRFVEDARLPLDNNRSEAALRKAALGRKNFLFVGHEAAGENLAGLYALVATCEANGVNPEAYLADVLLRVQTHPNSRIAELLPHEWKRRQATGPPESPLPPSP